The proteins below are encoded in one region of Thioalkalivibrio sp. K90mix:
- the pmbA gene encoding metalloprotease PmbA, with protein sequence MSTSPERMAPDLEIQALSHSADSLQDRVQRTLDAARAQGASDVQAVVSHSVGLELSVRKGEIETLEYERDQSLSLIAYFGQSKGAASTTDFGEQALLDTVEAACRIARYTEPDPHAGMPDPALKAGEWDDLDLDHPWDCDAEQATELARAIEAAGFAADSRIENSEGASVSTRRAIAFLGDSQGFMGGYRSTRHSMSCALVARDDAGMQRDYAYTVARHAADLDACEAIGRQAAERTVRRLGGRKLSTRSCPVLFAPEMARTLIGSFTRAISGPAQYRHSSFLLNAVGESVFPDWMQIEERPLTPRALGSAPFDGEGVRTRNRPLVADGVLQSYTLDSYAARRLGLESTGNAGGARNVTVKPGERDFAALLAEMGTGFLVTELIGQGVNAVTGDYSRGAAGFWVENGEIQYPVEEITIAGNLKDIYQRIVAVGTDVDRRGNIHTGSILVESMTVAGE encoded by the coding sequence ATGAGCACATCCCCCGAACGCATGGCGCCGGATCTCGAGATCCAGGCCCTGTCCCATTCCGCCGACTCCCTGCAGGATCGCGTCCAGCGGACCCTGGACGCGGCCCGTGCGCAGGGGGCTTCGGATGTGCAGGCGGTGGTCAGCCACAGCGTCGGGCTGGAACTCTCCGTGCGCAAGGGCGAGATCGAGACGCTGGAATACGAGCGCGACCAGAGTCTGTCGCTGATTGCCTATTTCGGCCAGTCGAAGGGGGCCGCCTCGACCACCGATTTCGGCGAGCAGGCCCTGCTGGATACGGTCGAAGCCGCCTGCCGCATCGCACGCTACACCGAGCCGGACCCCCATGCCGGGATGCCCGATCCCGCGCTCAAGGCCGGGGAGTGGGATGACCTGGACCTGGATCACCCCTGGGACTGCGATGCAGAACAGGCGACCGAACTCGCGCGTGCGATCGAGGCCGCGGGCTTTGCCGCCGATTCGCGGATCGAGAATTCCGAAGGCGCGAGCGTCAGCACCCGCCGTGCGATCGCTTTTCTCGGCGACTCGCAGGGCTTCATGGGCGGGTATCGCAGCACGCGTCACTCGATGTCCTGTGCCCTGGTGGCGCGCGACGATGCCGGCATGCAGCGTGATTATGCCTACACCGTGGCCCGCCACGCGGCGGACCTCGACGCCTGTGAGGCCATCGGGCGTCAGGCCGCCGAGCGCACCGTGCGGCGACTGGGCGGGCGCAAACTCTCCACGCGCAGCTGCCCGGTGCTGTTTGCCCCGGAGATGGCGCGCACGCTGATCGGAAGCTTTACCCGCGCGATCTCCGGCCCCGCACAGTATCGCCACAGCTCGTTCCTGCTGAATGCGGTCGGGGAGTCCGTGTTCCCCGACTGGATGCAGATCGAGGAACGCCCGCTGACACCGCGCGCGCTCGGCAGTGCCCCGTTCGACGGCGAGGGCGTGCGCACGCGCAACCGGCCCCTGGTGGCTGACGGCGTACTGCAAAGCTATACCCTGGACAGCTATGCCGCCCGGCGCCTGGGGCTGGAGAGCACCGGCAACGCAGGCGGCGCGCGCAACGTGACCGTGAAGCCGGGCGAGCGGGACTTTGCCGCCCTGCTGGCCGAGATGGGCACGGGCTTTCTGGTGACCGAACTGATCGGCCAGGGCGTGAATGCGGTCACCGGCGACTACTCGCGGGGGGCCGCCGGCTTCTGGGTGGAGAATGGCGAGATCCAGTACCCCGTGGAAGAGATCACCATCGCCGGTAATCTCAAGGACATCTACCAGCGCATCGTCGCGGTGGGGACCGACGTCGACCGCCGGGGCAACATCCACACCGGCTCGATCCTGGTCGAATCGATGACCGTCGCCGGCGAATGA